Proteins encoded in a region of the Raphanus sativus cultivar WK10039 chromosome 8, ASM80110v3, whole genome shotgun sequence genome:
- the LOC108819404 gene encoding serine carboxypeptidase-like 20 isoform X2 — protein sequence MLLIPMSSLLKFLAFVALLLVFVITTESAPESALITKLPGFSGTFPSKHYSGYITIDKEHGKNLWYYFVESEMNPLKDPVVLWLNGGPGCSSMDGFVYEHGPFNFEPAKTNYSLPLLHLNPYSWSKVSNMIYLDSPVGVGFSYSKNESDYITGDMKTAVDSHAFLLKWFEMFSEFQSNPFYISGESYAGVYVPTLASEVVKGNKEGLKPALNLKGYLVGNGVADSMYDGNALVPFAHGMGLISDQLFENVTKVCNGNFYDNFSPDCEEQMAKVSMDIDRLNIYNILEPCYHGTSLSAFDIKSLPSSLLQAGKTEKPLAVRKRMFGRAWPVRAPILPGIVPSWSQLLADVSVPCIDDRIATAWLNDPATRKAIHAKEESEIGRWALCTSKLSFHHDAGSMISFHRNLTLSGYRALIYSGDLDLCVPFTGSEAWTRSLGYKVIDEWRAWISNDQVAGYTQRYANDLTFLTIKGAGHTVPEYKPREALDFYSRFLAGSKI from the exons ATGTTGTTGATCCCAATGAGCTCCTTACTGAAATTTCTTGCCTTTGTGGCATTACTTTTAGTGTTTGTAATAACAACAGAATCAGCTCCTGAATCTGCTCTTATCACCAAACTTCCTGGTTTCAGTGGCACTTTTCCTTCAAAACACTACTCTGG GTACATCACAATTGATAAGGAGCATGGGAAGAATCTGTGGTATTACTTTGTTGAATCAGAGATGAATCCTTTGAAAGATCCGGTTGTACTCTGGCTCAATGGTGGTCCAGGCTGCTCAAGCATGGATGGATTTGTGTACGAGCATGGTCCTTTCAATTTCGAACCAGCAAAGACAAATTATAGTCTCCCACTCCTGCATCTTAATCCTTACAGTTGGTCAAAG GTGTCTAACATGATATACCTTGATTCACCTGTTGGTGTGGGTTTCTCTTACTCAAAGAACGAATCTGACTACATAACCGGTGATATGAAAACCGCGGTTGACTCTCACGCGTTTCTTCTCAAG TGGTTCGAGATGTTTTCCGAGTTTCAGTCGAATCCGTTTTACATCTCTGGAGAATCTTATGCTGGAGTTTACGTCCCAACTCTGGCTTCAGAAGTTGTCAAAG GGAACAAAGAAGGGTTAAAGCCGGCTCTTAATTTAAAG GGATATTTGGTTGGAAATGGAGTTGCAGATTCCATGTATGACGGAAACGCTCTTGTCCCGTTTGCACACGGGATGGGACTAATCTCTGATCAGCTCTTTGAG AACGTTACAAAAGTTTGCAATGGAAATTTCTATGACAATTTTAGCCCTGATTGCGAAGAACAGATGGCTAAAGTTTCAATG GATATTGACAGGTTGAACATATACAACATTCTTGAGCCATGTTACCATGGAACATCGCTATCCGCATTTGACATAAAATCGCTGCCTTCAAGTCTTCTACAGGCAGGCAAAACCGAGAAACCTTTGGCTGTAAGAAAAAGAATGTTTGGTCGAGCGTGGCCTGTTCGTGCGCCTATTCTTCCAGGAATTGTTCCTAGCTGGTCTCAACTCCTTGCTGACGTCTCTGTTCCTTGCATC GATGATAGAATTGCAACAGCTTGGCTAAACGATCCAGCGACCAGGAAAGCTATTCATGCTAAAGAG GAGAGCGAGATAGGAAGATGGGCACTCTGCACAAGTAAGCTATCGTTCCATCACGATGCAGGGAGTATGATCAGTTTCCATAGAAACCTCACTCTAAGTGGATATAGAGCACTCATTTACAG CGGTGATCTCGATCTGTGTGTTCCATTTACTGGCTCTGAAGCTTGGACACGCTCTCTTGGATACAAGGTGATTGATGAATGGAGGGCATGGATATCAAATGACCAAGTCGCGGG GTATACCCAGAGATATGCAAACGATCTCACATTTTTAACCATCAAG GGTGCAGGACATACAGTTCCTGAGTACAAACCGCGAGAGGCGTTGGATTTCTATAGCCGATTTCTAGCAGGAAGCAAGATTTAA
- the LOC108819404 gene encoding serine carboxypeptidase-like 20 isoform X1: MLLIPMSSLLKFLAFVALLLVFVITTESAPESALITKLPGFSGTFPSKHYSGYITIDKEHGKNLWYYFVESEMNPLKDPVVLWLNGGPGCSSMDGFVYEHGPFNFEPAKTNYSLPLLHLNPYSWSKVSNMIYLDSPVGVGFSYSKNESDYITGDMKTAVDSHAFLLKWFEMFSEFQSNPFYISGESYAGVYVPTLASEVVKGNKEGLKPALNLKGYLVGNGVADSMYDGNALVPFAHGMGLISDQLFENVTKVCNGNFYDNFSPDCEEQMAKVSMDIDRLNIYNILEPCYHGTSLSAFDIKSLPSSLLQAGKTEKPLAVRKRMFGRAWPVRAPILPGIVPSWSQLLADVSVPCIDDRIATAWLNDPATRKAIHAKEESEIGRWALCTSKLSFHHDAGSMISFHRNLTLSGYRALIYSGDLDLCVPFTGSEAWTRSLGYKVIDEWRAWISNDQVAGSCIFSCRYTQRYANDLTFLTIKGAGHTVPEYKPREALDFYSRFLAGSKI, from the exons ATGTTGTTGATCCCAATGAGCTCCTTACTGAAATTTCTTGCCTTTGTGGCATTACTTTTAGTGTTTGTAATAACAACAGAATCAGCTCCTGAATCTGCTCTTATCACCAAACTTCCTGGTTTCAGTGGCACTTTTCCTTCAAAACACTACTCTGG GTACATCACAATTGATAAGGAGCATGGGAAGAATCTGTGGTATTACTTTGTTGAATCAGAGATGAATCCTTTGAAAGATCCGGTTGTACTCTGGCTCAATGGTGGTCCAGGCTGCTCAAGCATGGATGGATTTGTGTACGAGCATGGTCCTTTCAATTTCGAACCAGCAAAGACAAATTATAGTCTCCCACTCCTGCATCTTAATCCTTACAGTTGGTCAAAG GTGTCTAACATGATATACCTTGATTCACCTGTTGGTGTGGGTTTCTCTTACTCAAAGAACGAATCTGACTACATAACCGGTGATATGAAAACCGCGGTTGACTCTCACGCGTTTCTTCTCAAG TGGTTCGAGATGTTTTCCGAGTTTCAGTCGAATCCGTTTTACATCTCTGGAGAATCTTATGCTGGAGTTTACGTCCCAACTCTGGCTTCAGAAGTTGTCAAAG GGAACAAAGAAGGGTTAAAGCCGGCTCTTAATTTAAAG GGATATTTGGTTGGAAATGGAGTTGCAGATTCCATGTATGACGGAAACGCTCTTGTCCCGTTTGCACACGGGATGGGACTAATCTCTGATCAGCTCTTTGAG AACGTTACAAAAGTTTGCAATGGAAATTTCTATGACAATTTTAGCCCTGATTGCGAAGAACAGATGGCTAAAGTTTCAATG GATATTGACAGGTTGAACATATACAACATTCTTGAGCCATGTTACCATGGAACATCGCTATCCGCATTTGACATAAAATCGCTGCCTTCAAGTCTTCTACAGGCAGGCAAAACCGAGAAACCTTTGGCTGTAAGAAAAAGAATGTTTGGTCGAGCGTGGCCTGTTCGTGCGCCTATTCTTCCAGGAATTGTTCCTAGCTGGTCTCAACTCCTTGCTGACGTCTCTGTTCCTTGCATC GATGATAGAATTGCAACAGCTTGGCTAAACGATCCAGCGACCAGGAAAGCTATTCATGCTAAAGAG GAGAGCGAGATAGGAAGATGGGCACTCTGCACAAGTAAGCTATCGTTCCATCACGATGCAGGGAGTATGATCAGTTTCCATAGAAACCTCACTCTAAGTGGATATAGAGCACTCATTTACAG CGGTGATCTCGATCTGTGTGTTCCATTTACTGGCTCTGAAGCTTGGACACGCTCTCTTGGATACAAGGTGATTGATGAATGGAGGGCATGGATATCAAATGACCAAGTCGCGGG TTCATGCATATTTTCTTGCAGGTATACCCAGAGATATGCAAACGATCTCACATTTTTAACCATCAAG GGTGCAGGACATACAGTTCCTGAGTACAAACCGCGAGAGGCGTTGGATTTCTATAGCCGATTTCTAGCAGGAAGCAAGATTTAA